A single genomic interval of uncultured Desulfobacter sp. harbors:
- a CDS encoding sensor domain-containing diguanylate cyclase has protein sequence MQNRLGQGTQKALNLFFILFLVIGSLISGLSAWFYKAELNTFFSKIKTQEKKALNNKHDDITKKFNGIIGDLIFLSRQNELLTYLDFKNINAKKAIQKEYISMSLAKKTYDQIRYLDNSGMECVRVNYANGNPKAVPAEKLQNKAKRYYFTDTIRLGRQEIFVSPLDLNIEHGKIEEPLKPMLRFGTPVFDNNGEKHGIVLLNYLAKNLLDYIRDRKIETTSEGMLLNTEGYWLLNPIKEKEWGFMFDNRARLSFAVDYPQEWRMIREQKSGQIDTENGLFTFITIYPLQEGHISGSGSHYPYKPSVKTLNPSGYFWVLVSHIPLDLMKSYKQELLKKIIAIGAGSFLLISFGSWQLAFAITKYRIYQARLIELAYYDSLTKLPNRKFFFDRLEKEMSLAHRHGRRLGLLYIDLDGFKKINDTMGHHAGDELLIKVGATLEKTLRKEDTVGRLGGDEFAVILSEIKAPENVKRIGEKIVLAMGQPFQLKAGVAQIGASVGAAIFPDHEVTMERLTKQADSAMYRAKEAGKGTCIMASADA, from the coding sequence GTGCAAAATAGACTTGGTCAAGGTACGCAAAAAGCACTAAATCTGTTTTTCATTTTGTTCCTTGTAATCGGTTCGTTGATATCAGGGTTAAGTGCATGGTTCTATAAGGCAGAACTCAACACTTTTTTTTCTAAAATAAAAACCCAAGAAAAAAAAGCGTTGAATAATAAGCACGATGATATTACAAAAAAGTTCAATGGGATCATCGGCGACCTAATATTTCTATCGCGCCAAAACGAGCTTCTAACGTATTTAGATTTTAAAAATATTAATGCGAAAAAGGCTATCCAAAAAGAATACATTTCAATGTCGTTGGCCAAAAAAACGTACGACCAGATCCGATATTTAGATAACAGCGGTATGGAATGCGTACGTGTCAATTACGCAAATGGAAATCCAAAAGCTGTCCCTGCAGAAAAACTGCAAAATAAGGCCAAGCGTTATTATTTCACGGATACTATTAGATTAGGGCGACAGGAAATCTTTGTCTCTCCTCTGGATTTGAATATTGAACATGGCAAAATAGAGGAACCGCTCAAACCAATGCTTCGCTTTGGCACCCCTGTTTTCGATAATAATGGGGAAAAACATGGCATAGTGCTACTTAACTACCTTGCTAAAAATCTTTTAGATTATATCCGGGATAGAAAAATTGAAACAACGAGCGAGGGCATGTTGCTTAACACGGAAGGATACTGGTTGTTAAACCCAATCAAAGAAAAGGAATGGGGGTTCATGTTTGACAATAGGGCTCGACTTTCTTTTGCTGTGGATTATCCCCAAGAGTGGCGTATGATTCGCGAGCAGAAATCCGGCCAGATAGACACTGAAAATGGGTTGTTTACATTCATTACTATTTATCCATTGCAGGAAGGGCATATATCCGGTTCAGGTTCGCACTACCCATACAAACCAAGTGTAAAGACGTTAAACCCCTCAGGCTATTTTTGGGTGTTGGTTTCCCATATCCCCCTCGACCTTATGAAAAGCTATAAACAAGAATTGTTAAAAAAAATTATTGCTATTGGGGCAGGATCATTTTTGCTAATCTCATTTGGCTCCTGGCAATTGGCTTTTGCTATAACCAAATATCGAATTTATCAAGCCCGGCTCATCGAATTGGCCTATTATGACTCCTTAACCAAACTGCCAAATAGAAAATTTTTTTTCGATCGACTGGAAAAGGAGATGTCGCTTGCACATAGACATGGGCGTCGTTTAGGTTTGTTGTATATTGACTTGGATGGTTTCAAAAAGATTAATGATACAATGGGTCACCATGCCGGAGATGAACTTTTGATAAAGGTTGGGGCAACGCTGGAAAAAACGCTACGTAAAGAGGACACCGTGGGGCGTTTAGGTGGAGATGAATTTGCCGTAATTCTATCTGAAATCAAGGCCCCTGAAAATGTTAAACGAATAGGTGAAAAAATTGTGTTGGCAATGGGTCAACCATTCCAACTTAAGGCTGGGGTTGCTCAAATCGGAGCCAGCGTTGGTGCAGCCATTTTCCCTGATCATGAGGTTACAATGGAACGCCTCACGAAGCAGGCCGATAGCGCCATGTACAGAGCCAAAGAAGCGGGAAAGGGTACCTGCATCATGGCTTCAGCTGATGCCTGA
- a CDS encoding PhnD/SsuA/transferrin family substrate-binding protein, protein MKRNHSITSVPFRVWIMFLLAVAVCLPAGPAQSTETIHVGFSRSIVGKINENDTMAAVKLWSTKLVVTDDVSVNVQPKIYEDVREIETALNESMVDLINLNAFEFFDLQHLLDHEKFIIAVYGGTINVEYLLLVRRKSRIADIKDLRGCVLRFPKNARNALSTIWLDVELAEAGLPATEHFFDQMISTNKINSAVLPVFFGKADACLVTRKGFATMAELNPQISHKLRILAASKEYVPGFLGFRKSYQSGIKDVIENNIRNWEQTAAGFQFLIMFQMDDFVFQPFEVLGPTMELIKEHRRFFGADTGTSLLESKAKSGKF, encoded by the coding sequence ATGAAAAGAAACCATTCAATAACGTCTGTACCGTTCCGGGTGTGGATTATGTTTCTGCTGGCCGTTGCCGTCTGCCTACCGGCAGGTCCGGCACAGTCAACAGAGACCATTCATGTTGGGTTTTCCAGGTCAATTGTCGGTAAGATTAACGAGAATGATACCATGGCCGCGGTGAAGCTATGGTCAACGAAACTGGTGGTAACGGATGATGTTTCTGTTAACGTTCAACCGAAAATCTATGAAGATGTCAGGGAAATTGAAACCGCGCTTAATGAAAGTATGGTAGACCTTATAAATTTAAACGCGTTTGAGTTTTTTGATTTGCAGCATCTGCTGGACCATGAAAAGTTCATCATTGCCGTCTATGGAGGAACCATAAACGTAGAATATCTGCTGCTTGTTCGCAGAAAGAGTCGTATTGCAGATATTAAAGATCTTAGAGGGTGCGTTTTGAGGTTTCCAAAAAATGCGAGAAATGCCCTGTCAACCATTTGGCTGGATGTCGAACTGGCAGAGGCAGGGTTACCGGCAACAGAACATTTTTTCGACCAGATGATTTCGACCAATAAAATTAATAGTGCCGTTCTTCCGGTTTTTTTCGGCAAGGCGGATGCCTGCCTGGTGACCCGGAAAGGGTTTGCCACCATGGCGGAACTCAATCCCCAGATTTCGCATAAGCTTCGAATTTTGGCCGCTTCCAAAGAATACGTCCCCGGTTTTCTTGGATTCCGCAAAAGTTATCAATCCGGAATCAAGGACGTTATTGAAAATAATATTAGAAACTGGGAGCAAACAGCAGCCGGTTTTCAGTTCCTTATCATGTTTCAAATGGACGATTTTGTGTTCCAGCCTTTTGAAGTCCTTGGGCCTACAATGGAACTGATCAAAGAACACCGGCGTTTTTTTGGTGCTGATACGGGAACATCCCTGCTGGAATCCAAGGCAAAGTCAGGGAAATTTTAG
- a CDS encoding OadG family protein: protein MNGVNAVGVLYGLEAINAHNGWAISVVGITIVFTGLVSLSVLISQLHKLVSLYNDPGRITKLFALKSKSAGKAGTPKKHPALTEAQKKICRQYNLLAQTMDDVISLPKLLRMAELSGLKDPHVNINFLLKSGILCADDQGYFRWDEDRFIRAVS, encoded by the coding sequence TTGAATGGAGTTAACGCGGTCGGCGTTCTTTATGGACTTGAGGCCATAAACGCCCATAACGGATGGGCCATTTCTGTTGTGGGTATCACTATTGTGTTTACAGGGCTTGTCTCCCTGTCCGTCCTGATCTCCCAGCTTCACAAGCTGGTGAGCCTGTATAATGATCCAGGAAGAATAACAAAGCTGTTTGCTTTAAAATCTAAGTCTGCCGGCAAAGCGGGTACCCCTAAAAAGCACCCGGCCCTTACCGAGGCTCAAAAAAAGATATGCCGGCAATATAACCTTTTGGCTCAGACCATGGATGATGTGATTTCTTTGCCAAAGCTTTTGCGCATGGCCGAGCTTTCCGGCCTTAAAGACCCCCATGTCAATATAAATTTCCTGCTTAAATCCGGCATTCTGTGCGCCGATGACCAGGGATATTTCAGATGGGATGAGGATAGATTCATCCGTGCCGTTTCTTAA
- a CDS encoding sodium ion-translocating decarboxylase subunit beta — MDTLFLEFFQNTGFYLCDYRNIIMIIVGMIFIYLGIAKDYEPLLLVPIGFGMLVGNIPIFKGLGLGIYESNSVLHYLYFGVTQGIYPPLIFLGIGAMTDFSTLLARPVLMLLGAAAQAGIFITFLGALALGFMPNESAAIGIIGGADGPTAIFLTAKLAPHLIGPIAVAAYSYMALVPVIQPPIMKLLTTRKERLIRMEEPRQVSKREKIIFPVIAFLLCCFLAPAALPLLGMLCFGNLLKEAVVTERLAVTARTALIDIATILLGLTVGASTQGDVFLTQNSVKIFVLGALSFCIATACGLLFAKFMNLFLKKKINPLLGAAGVSAVPDSARVVHVVGQREDPSNFLLMHAMAPNVSGVIGSAIAAGVLWSLMI; from the coding sequence ATGGATACTTTATTTTTAGAATTTTTTCAGAACACCGGGTTTTATCTGTGCGACTACCGAAATATTATTATGATCATCGTTGGTATGATCTTTATATATCTGGGCATTGCAAAGGACTATGAGCCCTTGTTGCTGGTTCCCATCGGATTTGGCATGCTTGTGGGGAATATTCCTATTTTCAAGGGGCTGGGCCTCGGCATTTATGAAAGTAATTCTGTTCTGCACTACTTGTATTTTGGGGTAACCCAGGGTATTTATCCGCCTTTGATATTCCTTGGTATTGGTGCCATGACCGACTTTTCAACACTTCTGGCACGACCGGTTCTCATGCTTTTGGGCGCTGCGGCCCAGGCAGGCATTTTTATCACGTTTCTGGGTGCACTGGCTTTGGGTTTTATGCCCAATGAGTCAGCAGCCATCGGTATCATCGGCGGGGCGGACGGACCTACGGCTATTTTTCTGACCGCCAAACTGGCCCCGCATCTTATCGGACCCATTGCTGTTGCGGCTTACAGTTACATGGCGCTTGTGCCGGTAATCCAGCCGCCGATTATGAAGCTTTTAACGACGCGCAAGGAACGGCTCATCCGCATGGAAGAGCCGCGTCAGGTCTCCAAGCGCGAAAAAATTATATTCCCGGTTATAGCCTTTTTGCTCTGCTGTTTCCTGGCACCTGCAGCTCTGCCGCTTTTGGGTATGCTGTGCTTCGGCAATCTCCTTAAAGAGGCTGTGGTTACAGAGCGTCTGGCTGTTACGGCACGCACGGCATTGATTGATATTGCCACCATTCTTTTGGGTCTTACCGTGGGGGCATCTACCCAGGGAGATGTCTTTCTTACCCAGAACTCGGTGAAAATTTTTGTTTTAGGTGCGCTCTCTTTTTGCATTGCAACCGCCTGCGGCCTTTTATTTGCCAAGTTCATGAATCTGTTTTTGAAAAAGAAAATTAATCCTCTGCTGGGTGCGGCCGGTGTTTCGGCCGTACCGGACTCGGCCCGGGTGGTACATGTTGTGGGGCAGCGGGAAGATCCTTCAAATTTCTTGCTCATGCACGCCATGGCCCCTAATGTTTCCGGCGTTATCGGCTCGGCCATTGCCGCAGGCGTACTTTGGAGTTTGATGATTTAA
- a CDS encoding TolC family protein, with protein MLTKKIWPEDVGRTAIIIVFMLMLLAGPAQSRDVQKKGEIQKVGLEACLKQALENNRRRPVSKFALEMAEAQHRQALAGYWPRITAQGGYSRLDEAVNFNYPATTVTLPPALGGMSFTTPEQDVNVLNEKSYTASIEATWLLYDGGMRKGYSEQTQGLVDMMKQDVRRTDLEIIDSVKRFYWGAVLAQKLHKVGLDTLARMNATLNLTETMYKEGSGMVKKTDWLNNKVMVDTLKSMVALLEKNKLMARAALANTMGLSWDKSVYPEDTKMPFFPFDIDMGQIVEQAFAFNPDWAKVEAGLKALEGGLKTAKSGYHPKLALTGDLRKWWPENSGGLATPENEEGWTFGIGVEIPLFNGMLTKNKIAEARAAIGKIKEEQLLLKEGIGLQVRDIILSLSAAQKSCDASGNALTAATENRGLNVRAYQVELVETDDVIQAQLMEAMMAAQHYKAKYEHVALLSRLDLTVGTEVLKQIQ; from the coding sequence GTGCTTACAAAAAAAATATGGCCCGAAGATGTTGGCCGTACAGCTATAATCATTGTTTTTATGTTGATGTTGTTGGCCGGTCCGGCCCAAAGCCGGGATGTACAAAAAAAGGGCGAAATACAAAAAGTCGGATTGGAAGCATGTCTGAAACAAGCCTTAGAGAATAACCGCCGCCGACCGGTGTCTAAGTTTGCCCTTGAGATGGCTGAGGCTCAGCACAGGCAGGCCCTTGCCGGATACTGGCCCCGAATTACGGCCCAAGGCGGGTATTCGCGGTTGGACGAGGCGGTTAATTTTAACTATCCGGCAACGACCGTAACCCTGCCGCCGGCATTAGGGGGGATGTCCTTCACCACGCCGGAGCAGGATGTAAACGTTTTAAATGAAAAAAGTTATACCGCTTCCATAGAAGCGACCTGGCTTTTATATGACGGGGGAATGCGCAAAGGGTATTCAGAGCAGACACAAGGGCTTGTGGACATGATGAAACAGGACGTCCGGCGTACGGATCTTGAGATCATTGACAGTGTCAAGCGGTTCTACTGGGGGGCGGTGCTGGCTCAAAAGCTTCACAAGGTCGGCCTTGACACCCTGGCCCGGATGAATGCCACCTTGAACCTGACGGAAACCATGTATAAAGAGGGGTCGGGCATGGTTAAAAAAACAGACTGGCTCAATAACAAGGTCATGGTAGATACCTTAAAGTCCATGGTCGCCCTGCTTGAAAAAAATAAGTTAATGGCCCGGGCCGCGCTTGCCAATACCATGGGTCTGTCCTGGGACAAAAGTGTTTACCCTGAAGATACCAAAATGCCTTTTTTCCCTTTTGACATTGATATGGGCCAAATCGTGGAACAGGCCTTTGCGTTTAATCCGGACTGGGCTAAGGTGGAAGCTGGTCTCAAGGCGTTAGAGGGCGGATTAAAAACCGCCAAAAGCGGGTACCATCCAAAACTTGCTCTGACCGGCGATCTCCGTAAGTGGTGGCCGGAAAATAGCGGCGGGCTTGCCACGCCTGAAAATGAAGAAGGATGGACCTTTGGTATCGGCGTAGAAATTCCCCTTTTTAACGGTATGCTTACAAAAAATAAAATTGCTGAGGCCCGAGCCGCCATTGGCAAAATCAAAGAGGAACAACTTCTGCTCAAAGAGGGCATCGGTCTCCAGGTGCGGGATATTATCCTCTCCCTTAGTGCAGCCCAAAAAAGCTGTGACGCGTCCGGAAATGCCTTGACCGCTGCTACCGAAAACCGGGGACTTAACGTGCGGGCCTATCAGGTCGAGCTGGTGGAAACCGACGACGTTATCCAGGCTCAGTTAATGGAAGCCATGATGGCGGCCCAGCATTACAAAGCCAAATATGAACATGTGGCCCTGCTCTCTCGCCTGGACCTGACCGTGGGCACTGAGGTGTTAAAACAGATTCAGTGA
- a CDS encoding cyclic nucleotide-binding domain-containing protein, which produces MDSSAACLSESIIFKGLEAQDIDTLVPLFSRRAVVPGEILAQSGHNTQFFFLLEEGVLLVAMEEGRAVVLNRPGDFAGLSMVSLNGKNTATITALEKGAVWVVSCQDILDLTSHDSQIGAIIMDGWQQFCEEKAPFCSNKN; this is translated from the coding sequence ATGGACAGTTCTGCAGCATGCTTATCAGAATCTATCATTTTTAAGGGTCTTGAGGCCCAGGATATTGACACTCTTGTTCCGTTGTTTTCACGGAGGGCGGTTGTGCCTGGTGAAATTTTGGCGCAGTCGGGTCATAACACCCAGTTTTTTTTTCTTTTGGAAGAAGGTGTTCTGCTTGTGGCCATGGAAGAGGGCAGGGCTGTAGTGCTTAACAGGCCAGGGGATTTTGCAGGCCTGTCAATGGTGAGCCTGAACGGTAAAAATACTGCCACAATTACAGCGCTGGAAAAAGGGGCTGTTTGGGTTGTATCCTGCCAGGATATCCTTGATCTGACCAGTCATGATAGTCAGATAGGGGCTATTATTATGGATGGATGGCAGCAGTTTTGCGAGGAAAAAGCCCCTTTTTGTTCAAACAAAAATTAA
- a CDS encoding EAL domain-containing protein, whose product MNTQEKKSSYRIIVIDDNTAIHEDFRKILGSASETNSELDDMESFLFDTETDHARNSGVQFEIEYASQGQEGLDIVRKANEAGNPFSLAFVDGRMPPGWDGIETISHLWKESPELQVVLCTAYADYSWSEIQKVLGESDSLLILKKPFDNVEVLQMAHALTRKWELSREIKGRLNKLAFYDDLTGLPNRALFLDRLNGAINQNLRNQQRAALLFIDLDDFKRINDTLGHSVGDELLKIMADRLLKSLRLSDTVSRSVKDRTAARLGGDEFTVLLPEIIDSDKAAVVAQRIVEHLTMPVSIGENEFMVTPSIGIAIFPDDGDTVEILLKNADLAMYFAKRSRGQGSFKYYQESMNDAALKRLTIENQLRQAINRDELHLFYQPQVGLPSGELIGMEALLRWDNHVLGSVSPVEFIPIAEACGLIIPIGEWVMRTACTQMCRWIENGLSVKRVAVNVSVNQFTHPDFLAVVEKILNETGMPAKHLEIEITESLFAHNLDKILNILNALHDKGIGVSVDDFGTGYSSLSRLKDMPIDCLKIDRSFVLGIDSIKNDQSIIAAIMSMAKGMDLRVIAEGIDNDRQLDFLVNKECTEAQGFLFSRPLPPEKIEAILKKGDQKIIFPQELPNKL is encoded by the coding sequence ATGAACACCCAGGAAAAAAAATCCAGTTACCGTATTATTGTGATTGACGACAATACTGCTATTCACGAGGATTTTCGAAAAATCCTTGGCAGCGCGTCAGAAACAAACAGTGAACTGGACGATATGGAATCCTTTCTGTTTGACACTGAAACAGACCATGCCCGGAATAGTGGTGTCCAATTTGAGATCGAATATGCCTCTCAGGGTCAGGAGGGCCTGGACATAGTGCGAAAGGCCAATGAGGCGGGAAATCCTTTTTCTCTGGCTTTTGTCGACGGACGCATGCCCCCGGGCTGGGACGGAATTGAGACCATCAGCCACCTGTGGAAGGAAAGCCCTGAGTTGCAGGTGGTGCTTTGTACGGCTTACGCCGACTATTCCTGGTCGGAGATTCAAAAGGTCCTGGGAGAAAGCGACAGTCTTCTAATTCTTAAAAAACCGTTTGACAACGTGGAAGTGCTTCAGATGGCCCATGCCCTGACCCGGAAATGGGAGTTAAGCCGGGAAATAAAAGGTCGGCTGAATAAACTGGCCTTTTATGACGACCTGACAGGATTGCCCAACCGGGCTCTTTTTCTGGACAGGCTCAATGGGGCGATTAATCAAAATTTAAGAAATCAGCAAAGGGCGGCGCTGCTCTTCATTGATCTGGACGACTTTAAGCGAATTAATGACACTTTGGGTCACAGCGTGGGGGATGAACTGCTCAAAATCATGGCTGACCGTCTTCTCAAGAGCCTGCGTTTATCTGATACGGTTTCCAGGTCAGTCAAGGACCGCACTGCGGCACGGCTGGGCGGCGATGAATTTACAGTGCTGCTGCCTGAAATCATAGATTCGGATAAGGCGGCTGTCGTTGCCCAGCGTATTGTTGAACATCTGACAATGCCGGTTTCCATTGGGGAAAATGAATTCATGGTGACCCCAAGCATCGGCATTGCTATTTTTCCGGATGACGGGGACACTGTGGAAATTTTACTGAAAAATGCGGACCTGGCCATGTATTTTGCCAAGAGAAGTCGCGGTCAGGGAAGTTTTAAGTATTATCAGGAATCCATGAATGATGCCGCCTTAAAGCGGCTAACCATAGAGAATCAGCTGCGTCAGGCAATTAACAGGGATGAGCTGCATTTGTTTTATCAACCCCAGGTAGGCCTTCCTTCAGGTGAATTGATCGGTATGGAGGCTCTGCTGCGCTGGGACAATCATGTTCTTGGCAGCGTGTCGCCTGTGGAGTTTATTCCCATTGCCGAAGCGTGTGGTCTGATTATTCCCATAGGGGAATGGGTTATGCGGACCGCATGTACACAGATGTGCAGATGGATCGAAAACGGACTGTCCGTCAAACGGGTTGCCGTCAATGTATCGGTTAATCAGTTTACCCATCCTGACTTTTTGGCTGTGGTGGAAAAAATTCTTAACGAGACGGGCATGCCGGCCAAGCATCTCGAGATTGAAATTACCGAGAGTCTTTTTGCCCATAATCTGGATAAAATTTTGAATATTCTCAATGCGCTGCATGATAAAGGTATTGGTGTGTCAGTGGATGATTTCGGTACCGGATACTCCAGTCTCAGCCGCCTTAAGGATATGCCCATAGATTGTCTTAAAATTGACCGATCTTTTGTATTGGGAATAGATTCCATAAAAAATGATCAGTCCATTATCGCAGCCATCATGTCGATGGCTAAGGGAATGGATCTCAGGGTTATTGCCGAAGGTATAGACAATGACCGGCAACTTGATTTTTTGGTGAATAAAGAATGCACGGAGGCCCAGGGATTTCTGTTCAGCCGGCCCCTGCCTCCTGAAAAAATAGAGGCGATTTTGAAAAAAGGCGACCAGAAAATAATATTTCCTCAGGAATTACCAAACAAGCTCTAA
- a CDS encoding ATP-binding protein, which translates to MTAIKNKTEPFRKKHGRRMTIFMRTALLGWGLAIASLFFFMMITVPRQKEIFVNILASKANGLAASLHDVSAGAAVNEDYSSVVNAAQILMKGDPDIEFLIIIKNDGFALVIEQKKWEVAQLKESHFIREMRKTSWEIELSPLFQRRLFHFAQPFDYSGIQWGWIHVGLSLDEYDKSVAGLYKSTALLALICILISLLGSFGYARQIVQPILTLQSLVQKIAGGDLSVRADSDGSDELGALAGSVNTMADALLKRNKILESVRFAAYHFLQDQTWNVSVVKVLEDIGNAADISRSVFYEVVTDNSGVFCAKKRYDWTAPGISPGPEDPEYKIIRFEKWGVAHWIDTLAQGRLLSISQQDCREAEKIIFQYWEIESLILIPVFVESSWWGIFVLEDCSQIREWTAAETSCFGALADMLGATVARQRFQKDLIMARDNLEAQVKQRTRELENQVQAKEKALSDLSVAQTSLVEASRAAGMADVATGVLHNVGNVLNSVNVSATLISDTLRESRAGNVLKIARMMDLSPEDLARFLTRDPKGQQIPKYLISLGKVLSDEHVRLFSETKELAGRIEHIKEIVAMQQNYGRVSGISETIAPEKLMEDALMLNQGALVRHNVIVKKEYEKISPVVVDKHKVLQILLNFINNAKYACSDSGKAENVITLGIYKRQGDKVCLSVADNGIGIKPENLTRIFRHGFTTRKSGHGFGLHSGALAAKEMGGRLWVDSKGLRQGAVFTLELPAEPGKAAL; encoded by the coding sequence TTGACCGCAATAAAGAACAAAACAGAACCTTTCAGAAAGAAACATGGCCGGCGCATGACCATTTTTATGCGTACCGCGTTGTTAGGATGGGGCTTGGCCATCGCCTCCCTGTTTTTTTTCATGATGATTACCGTCCCCAGGCAAAAGGAGATCTTTGTCAATATATTGGCGTCCAAAGCCAACGGCCTGGCCGCCTCCCTGCATGATGTCTCCGCAGGTGCAGCCGTCAACGAGGATTACTCCAGCGTTGTGAACGCCGCCCAGATACTGATGAAAGGGGATCCGGATATAGAATTTTTGATCATCATAAAAAATGACGGTTTTGCCCTGGTTATTGAGCAGAAAAAATGGGAAGTGGCCCAGTTGAAAGAATCTCACTTTATCAGAGAGATGCGTAAAACCTCATGGGAGATTGAGCTAAGCCCTTTGTTTCAGCGACGTCTTTTCCATTTTGCCCAGCCCTTTGATTATTCAGGTATCCAATGGGGCTGGATTCACGTGGGTCTCTCCCTTGACGAGTATGATAAAAGTGTTGCAGGGTTGTACAAAAGTACCGCGCTTCTTGCACTGATCTGTATTCTCATCAGCCTTTTGGGCTCCTTTGGCTATGCACGGCAGATTGTCCAGCCGATCCTGACGCTTCAATCTCTGGTTCAGAAAATTGCCGGCGGGGATTTGTCTGTCAGGGCGGATTCGGATGGAAGTGATGAGCTCGGAGCGCTGGCCGGTTCTGTAAACACCATGGCAGATGCCTTGTTAAAAAGAAATAAGATTCTGGAAAGTGTCCGTTTTGCCGCATATCATTTTTTACAGGATCAAACCTGGAATGTCAGTGTCGTCAAGGTACTTGAGGACATTGGAAACGCTGCCGATATCAGCAGGAGTGTGTTTTATGAAGTTGTCACGGACAATTCCGGTGTTTTTTGTGCAAAAAAGCGGTATGATTGGACTGCCCCCGGCATATCACCGGGGCCGGAAGATCCGGAATACAAAATCATCCGTTTTGAAAAATGGGGCGTGGCGCACTGGATTGACACGCTTGCACAAGGTCGGCTCCTGTCCATTTCTCAGCAGGACTGCCGCGAGGCTGAAAAAATTATTTTTCAGTATTGGGAAATTGAATCTTTAATTCTTATTCCTGTATTTGTGGAAAGCAGCTGGTGGGGAATTTTCGTGCTTGAAGACTGCAGTCAGATACGTGAATGGACAGCAGCGGAGACCAGTTGTTTTGGCGCGTTGGCTGACATGCTTGGGGCAACTGTTGCCAGGCAGCGGTTTCAAAAAGATTTGATTATGGCCAGGGACAACCTTGAGGCCCAGGTAAAGCAGCGAACCCGTGAACTTGAAAATCAGGTCCAGGCCAAGGAAAAAGCCTTGTCCGACCTCTCCGTTGCCCAGACGTCGCTGGTGGAGGCTTCCAGGGCTGCGGGTATGGCCGATGTTGCCACGGGCGTACTTCATAATGTCGGCAATGTGCTCAACAGCGTCAATGTGTCCGCCACCCTGATTTCAGATACGCTTCGTGAATCCAGGGCCGGCAATGTGTTGAAAATTGCCCGGATGATGGACCTTTCCCCTGAAGATCTGGCCCGGTTTTTAACCCGGGACCCGAAGGGACAGCAGATCCCAAAATACCTCATCTCCCTTGGCAAGGTCCTTTCAGACGAGCATGTCCGGCTGTTCAGTGAAACAAAAGAATTAGCCGGCCGTATTGAGCACATCAAGGAGATTGTTGCCATGCAGCAGAATTATGGCCGGGTCTCAGGAATCAGTGAAACCATTGCCCCTGAAAAATTGATGGAGGATGCCCTGATGCTGAATCAAGGGGCTCTGGTCCGTCATAATGTTATTGTTAAAAAAGAGTATGAAAAGATTTCCCCTGTGGTGGTGGACAAACACAAAGTACTGCAAATTCTGTTAAATTTTATTAATAATGCAAAATATGCCTGCTCGGACAGCGGTAAGGCGGAAAACGTTATTACCCTGGGGATATACAAAAGGCAAGGCGATAAAGTCTGCCTGTCCGTGGCGGACAACGGGATTGGAATAAAACCTGAAAATTTGACCCGTATTTTTCGGCATGGTTTTACAACCCGGAAATCCGGACACGGATTTGGCCTGCATTCCGGAGCCCTGGCAGCAAAGGAAATGGGGGGACGCCTTTGGGTTGACAGCAAAGGCCTGAGACAGGGTGCCGTCTTCACCCTTGAACTGCCGGCAGAGCCTGGAAAGGCCGCATTATGA